Proteins from a genomic interval of Gordonia sp. SL306:
- a CDS encoding FecCD family ABC transporter permease, translated as MTGQWWRVNVLSGLCVSGLLVVSVLGLVFGTAHVPWRDAVGYVWADLIGGVVSAGDAADYRIIVDSRLPRVLTGALVGAGLSTVGLVVQAMVRNALADPYVLGISSGASVGATAVVLFGVFAGAGIYALPTAAFLGALIATVVVFAIARSAGGLTPLRLVLTGTALGYGFSALTTVLVFLAPAGDAARSVMFWLLGSLAATSWRSVWLVAVVVLIGLAVVAGLARQLNALAMGDEVSASLGLRASRFRMLLFVVAALMTGVMVSVCGAIGFVGLVVPHVARLLVGSDHRRLVVVTPLIGAVFLVAADLLARTLVPPQELPLGAITAAVGVPVFLLLMRRRGTEAV; from the coding sequence ATGACCGGGCAGTGGTGGCGCGTGAATGTGTTGAGCGGACTGTGCGTGTCGGGGCTTCTGGTCGTCTCCGTGCTCGGGCTCGTCTTCGGTACGGCACACGTCCCGTGGCGTGATGCCGTCGGATACGTCTGGGCCGACCTGATCGGCGGAGTGGTCTCCGCAGGTGATGCCGCCGATTACCGGATCATCGTCGATTCGCGGCTCCCTCGCGTTCTCACCGGTGCCCTGGTCGGCGCGGGTTTGAGCACCGTCGGCCTCGTCGTGCAGGCGATGGTTCGCAACGCGCTGGCCGATCCGTACGTGCTGGGCATCTCGTCGGGAGCGTCGGTGGGTGCCACCGCGGTGGTGCTGTTCGGGGTCTTCGCCGGGGCGGGCATCTATGCGCTGCCGACGGCGGCATTCCTGGGCGCGTTGATCGCCACCGTCGTCGTATTCGCCATCGCACGATCGGCCGGTGGTCTCACTCCGCTGCGGCTCGTGCTCACCGGGACCGCTCTGGGCTACGGATTCTCGGCATTGACAACGGTGCTGGTCTTCCTCGCGCCCGCCGGGGATGCCGCTCGTAGCGTGATGTTCTGGTTGCTGGGCAGTCTCGCCGCGACGAGCTGGCGCTCCGTGTGGCTCGTCGCAGTCGTGGTGCTGATCGGGCTCGCGGTCGTCGCCGGACTCGCCCGGCAGCTCAACGCCCTCGCGATGGGCGATGAGGTGTCGGCGTCACTCGGGTTGCGCGCCTCGCGATTTCGCATGCTCCTGTTCGTGGTGGCCGCACTCATGACCGGTGTCATGGTCTCGGTGTGCGGCGCGATCGGGTTCGTCGGGCTGGTGGTGCCGCATGTGGCCCGTCTCTTGGTGGGGTCCGACCATCGCCGTCTGGTGGTGGTGACACCGCTCATCGGCGCGGTGTTCCTCGTCGCCGCGGATCTGCTGGCCCGAACCCTCGTCCCCCCACAGGAACTCCCGCTCGGCGCGATCACGGCAGCGGTCGGCGTGCCAGTCTTCCTGCTCCTGATGCGTCGTCGCGGCACGGAGGCGGTGTGA
- a CDS encoding ABC transporter ATP-binding protein — protein sequence MREVDYDQVGVEIGHTTILRDVTVHAPRGSFLGIIGPNGSGKSTMLRCLYRALDPTKGRVRVGDRDVASISMRDNARQVAALTQRIALDFDFTAAEVVATGRLPHRSLTTSTVRRDREICVQAMSDAGVTHLVDRAFTSLSGGEAQRVLIARAFAQEPEVLVLDEPTNHLDVRHQYAVLRAARDREVTVVAALHDLNIAAQFCDRLVVLAHGRVAATGTPREVLTPAAIHRFFGIGSHVFDHPRLNVPQVIFDEKEAE from the coding sequence ATGCGAGAGGTCGACTACGACCAGGTCGGTGTCGAGATCGGACACACGACGATCCTGCGCGACGTGACCGTCCATGCGCCGCGGGGCAGTTTTCTGGGGATCATCGGCCCCAACGGCAGCGGTAAGTCGACGATGCTTCGTTGCCTGTATCGTGCGCTCGATCCGACCAAAGGTCGGGTGCGGGTGGGGGACCGGGACGTCGCGTCGATCAGCATGCGGGACAACGCTCGTCAGGTCGCCGCCCTGACCCAGCGGATCGCACTCGACTTCGACTTCACGGCCGCCGAGGTGGTCGCGACAGGTCGACTGCCGCATCGGTCGCTGACGACGTCGACTGTCCGCCGCGATCGCGAGATCTGTGTCCAGGCGATGAGCGACGCGGGCGTCACCCATCTCGTCGACCGAGCCTTCACCTCGCTCTCCGGTGGTGAGGCGCAACGGGTCCTGATCGCCCGGGCATTCGCGCAGGAGCCGGAGGTCCTGGTGCTCGACGAACCGACGAACCACCTCGATGTCCGACATCAGTACGCGGTACTGCGCGCGGCGCGCGACCGAGAGGTGACCGTCGTCGCGGCGTTGCACGATCTGAACATCGCCGCGCAATTCTGCGACCGGCTCGTGGTGCTCGCGCACGGTCGGGTCGCGGCCACCGGCACACCGCGCGAGGTCCTCACACCTGCTGCGATCCACCGCTTCTTCGGTATCGGCAGCCATGTGTTCGACCACCCACGACTGAACGTGCCACAGGTCATCTTCGATGAGAAGGAAGCGGAATGA
- a CDS encoding ABC transporter substrate-binding protein produces the protein MRTRSVIVCLAALLVLSGCGAQVEEAAPESGSAAVTVQNCRVPLTVPGRPDRVVTNDTGITEIMFALGLSDRMVGYTSYAGKERDIESSPWRADFGRTTSLGDGFTREVVQSADPDFVFAGWNYGFKEATGVTPEWIRTLGATPYQLTEACRQPGTTERGIMPPLDALYSDLANIGDIFGARDRADALIADYRAEVAKADETAPPIDRRARVFVFDSADPNPFTSGRYAAPQQIISEAGGANIFADLADSWISTSWEAAAQRDPQIILIVDYGAGPQNTVDAKIRQLETHPLMSQTEAVREKRFLALPYAALVESPRNPAAITQVAGYLRSKGF, from the coding sequence ATGAGAACGAGATCGGTGATCGTCTGCCTCGCGGCACTGCTGGTGTTGTCGGGTTGTGGGGCGCAGGTGGAGGAGGCCGCGCCGGAGTCCGGCAGCGCAGCTGTGACCGTGCAGAACTGCCGAGTACCTCTGACCGTGCCCGGACGCCCCGACCGGGTGGTGACCAACGACACCGGCATCACCGAGATCATGTTCGCGCTCGGTCTGTCCGACCGGATGGTGGGCTACACCTCCTACGCCGGCAAAGAACGGGACATCGAATCCTCCCCGTGGCGGGCAGATTTCGGGCGGACGACCTCCCTGGGAGACGGCTTCACACGTGAGGTCGTCCAGTCGGCGGATCCCGACTTCGTCTTCGCGGGGTGGAACTACGGGTTCAAGGAGGCGACCGGGGTCACCCCGGAATGGATTCGCACCCTGGGCGCGACGCCGTACCAGCTGACCGAGGCCTGCCGCCAGCCGGGCACCACCGAGCGCGGCATCATGCCCCCGCTCGATGCGTTGTATTCGGACCTGGCGAACATCGGCGACATCTTCGGCGCCCGCGACCGCGCGGATGCCCTGATCGCCGACTATCGCGCCGAGGTGGCGAAGGCCGACGAGACAGCGCCGCCGATTGATCGCCGCGCGCGTGTGTTCGTCTTCGACAGCGCCGATCCCAACCCGTTCACGTCCGGGCGATATGCCGCACCGCAGCAGATCATCTCGGAGGCCGGCGGTGCGAACATCTTCGCCGATCTGGCGGATTCGTGGATCTCGACCTCATGGGAGGCGGCCGCACAGCGTGATCCGCAGATCATCCTCATCGTCGACTACGGTGCCGGCCCGCAGAACACGGTCGACGCCAAGATCCGGCAGCTCGAGACCCATCCGTTGATGTCCCAGACCGAGGCGGTGCGGGAGAAGCGGTTCCTGGCGTTGCCGTACGCGGCTCTCGTGGAAAGTCCCCGCAATCCGGCCGCGATCACCCAGGTGGCCGGCTACCTCCGCTCGAAGGGATTCTGA
- a CDS encoding helix-turn-helix domain-containing protein, which translates to MDAGLQTAEPLWREVTGRVIRRHRHDRGERLVETARRAGVSSQYLSEIERGRKDASSELLAAVAGALGLTLLDLTREVAVELSRRTAVPVLRAVTAPAPAVAPMSAFGGPLALAA; encoded by the coding sequence ATGGACGCCGGACTGCAGACCGCCGAACCCCTGTGGCGTGAGGTCACCGGACGCGTCATCCGACGGCATCGTCACGACCGCGGCGAACGCCTGGTGGAGACCGCGCGGCGCGCCGGGGTCTCGAGTCAGTATCTCTCCGAGATCGAGCGAGGTCGCAAGGATGCGTCGTCGGAACTGCTCGCCGCGGTCGCCGGCGCTCTCGGACTGACACTGCTCGACCTCACGCGTGAGGTGGCCGTCGAGTTGTCGCGGAGGACCGCGGTGCCCGTGCTGCGTGCCGTGACCGCCCCGGCGCCCGCTGTGGCACCGATGAGCGCGTTCGGGGGGCCGCTCGCGCTGGCGGCCTGA
- a CDS encoding ClpP family protease → MSTYTIPNVISRTPNGERVMDVYSHLLDERIIYLGTEIDDGVANALIAQILHLDSDNPDAPIDLYINSTGGSVMATFALYDTMQYCHAPIATTCVGQALSSTALLLAAGSPGRRSVLPHARVLLHQPSGQGRGTIPDLILAAEEILRVREEIEKAMSRHTGQEVETLRRDTDRDRVLRAEEIVSYGLADRIIDTRG, encoded by the coding sequence GTGAGTACCTACACGATCCCCAATGTGATCAGCCGGACGCCGAACGGCGAGCGGGTGATGGATGTCTACAGTCATCTGCTCGACGAGCGGATCATCTATCTGGGCACCGAGATCGACGACGGCGTCGCGAACGCGTTGATCGCTCAGATCCTCCACCTCGACTCCGACAACCCCGACGCGCCGATCGACCTGTACATCAATTCGACGGGCGGCTCCGTGATGGCGACCTTCGCCCTGTACGACACCATGCAGTACTGCCATGCCCCGATCGCCACCACCTGTGTCGGGCAGGCGCTCTCGTCGACCGCGCTGCTCCTCGCGGCGGGAAGCCCAGGACGACGCTCGGTGCTCCCGCACGCTCGGGTGCTGCTGCATCAACCCTCGGGTCAGGGACGTGGCACCATCCCCGACCTGATCCTGGCGGCCGAGGAGATCCTGCGGGTCCGCGAGGAGATCGAGAAGGCGATGAGCCGACACACCGGTCAGGAGGTCGAGACGCTGCGGCGAGACACCGACCGAGACCGTGTGCTGCGGGCCGAGGAGATCGTCTCCTACGGACTGGCCGATCGGATCATCGACACCCGCGGGTAG
- a CDS encoding ClpP family protease has protein sequence MSDDQRFLPLRKRTAENLLSQRILMLDSALDDEIGSQMCAQLVMLASEDPVADIGLWINSPGGSVPAMLAIMDTMRLIPNDVSTVDLGMAYSAGQFLLCNGTRGKRYALRHAKVLLHQGSAGIGGYAPDIELQADDLRHVRDTVLTIIAQQTGQPVEKIFADSLRDHVFTAEESIDYGFIDHVVDDLTQIRPLTPASTGFGVAR, from the coding sequence ATGAGTGATGACCAACGCTTCCTCCCCCTTCGCAAGCGGACCGCGGAAAACCTTCTGAGTCAACGTATCCTGATGCTCGACTCGGCGCTCGACGACGAGATCGGCAGCCAGATGTGTGCGCAGCTGGTCATGCTGGCGTCCGAGGACCCGGTGGCCGACATCGGACTGTGGATCAACTCACCGGGCGGATCCGTTCCGGCCATGCTCGCCATCATGGACACGATGCGTCTGATCCCCAACGACGTGAGCACCGTGGACCTCGGAATGGCCTACAGTGCAGGTCAATTCCTGCTCTGCAACGGAACGCGCGGCAAGCGGTACGCGCTCCGCCACGCCAAGGTCCTGCTACATCAGGGGTCGGCGGGCATCGGCGGCTACGCGCCCGACATCGAGCTCCAGGCCGACGACCTCCGGCATGTCCGCGACACCGTTCTGACGATCATCGCCCAGCAGACCGGCCAGCCGGTCGAGAAGATCTTCGCGGATTCGCTGCGTGACCACGTCTTCACCGCCGAGGAATCGATCGACTACGGATTCATCGACCACGTCGTCGACGACCTGACGCAGATCCGGCCCCTGACACCGGCTTCGACAGGATTCGGGGTGGCTCGGTGA